The DNA segment GGTATTGCAAGAGCAGTCCGATTTCTTAAACACCTGGAAGGAACATACCAACTAAGTTGGGAAAGCAAGTCTGGATCAATATTCCCTGGTAACAAATTGCTGATAATATTGACATCTTGATATGTTTTTGGATGAtgatcaaattaaaaaaatattatctcCAAATGGTATTCAAACTAATCAAACAAACTCTTTATCGAATCTATTTTTTCGGGGGAAAAGCACattaaaaaacattcaaacaaatgTATTATTTCCAAGTATTTGAGCCGGTCTCATAgcacagtcatcaactcgtacgacttaacaacatgcccatcatagGTTCAAGACTCAAATAGACCGTTGTTAAgccgaaagaagaagaattattgCCAAAAATCACACATCAAACCCAAAATAAAATTGCCCATCATGCAAATCATGCgaaaatcatcaaaatttAATCCTTATCACAATAACAGATTGTCACTTTTCATGTCAACGCCTTTGCTCGTTACCACGTCCTTTGAATTCCCGGTTTTGCTTCTCTAACGCGAACAACATGTGATAGTCTTGATTGACTTTCCTCAAAATGCTCAAAGCACGCCGGGACAGCGTTCCATCCACTCACCCACGCCAGCACAGCTTCCTGgtaataaaattcaaaacaaatcaacatcACACTCTAAATGTGGATGATTATGCTGCCTTCGGAGGTGATCTCATTAATATGCTAATGTCAACATATCTTCATTCAGCATGGGGGCCACACGGGGTTTGTGCAAAGCGAAATTGCAAccatttgctgttgctggcagGGCAGTCATCCAGGGTACCAGAAAGAGGCGGAGTTGGTGTTTTGCTGGGACACGTTTTTTGTAAGGTTTCGTTGCCGTTTGTGTGAGCGAGTTTCATTTAggcgtttatttttgttgcttctcgATGAACTGATGTGGCAGACGTTTGATTGACGACAAAGTCAATTGACAGAGCGGCGCATGCGAAATAATCGATGTAGTGATGACTAATCCAGTTGCTTATGCGGGGTGATCAAAGCTTCCAAATAAATGAAGCTTCCGAAGATCTGCTTTGATTGTTCTAGGGTCCCACTTTCTAGGTCgtatttttaaaaagaaacaaaaaagtaatttcATCGTGTTTCAAACCGTTTTCAACTACCGCATTTTTCTCTATCATTGGccgaagaataaaaaataaacaataattcTATCCGTCAATGAGATGCGTGGTTGAGCTGACCAAGATTAAGCGCAAAAAGAACACCCAAGACCACAAACCACTAAATCCGTTGGACCTCCCGCAATTTGGAAACCGATCACTCGGGGAAGCCATTCCACAGTGCCCAAACGCTCCCATGCACTCCACCCAAAAGTAAAAAAGACCTTTAAGCCTTACACTGGAAAACGAGTACCTGCGACTCCCTACCATCCGTTCGCCAGTGAAAGGGTTATCTGAGAGGGGTAGACGGGcctccattttttgttgtggttcaTTTTACGACCGAAGGTAAAGGTAAAGGCGAAATCTGCGCGGACGGATGACGACATCTCGATTATGTGAATCAGAGAGTGCCGACTAATCGAGCGGATGGCTTTCCGGTACGCCGTACCTGCGGCCCAAGACGGAGGTTGGCTCTTTTTTTCATGCCTAAAGAAATTGGGAGGCAGCAacgagaaagggaaagaaggaaagaaagaaagaaagtaaatCTTCAGCCTACCCCTTGTGTCGCTCGTGCGCCTCGTGGGGCGGAGCAGGTCGTGACGGGCGGGCTCTTGGATGGTCAAATCGTGAAGATGACACTTTTATGAGCCTGCCATAGTGCTGCGAGCAGCGGGAAAGAGAGCAGCGGCTATCGGCCGCACTGCTCccacctgcagcagcagaggCTGCCGGGGCTATGTTACGAATGTGTACAGACACGAACTGAGCAAGAGAATTGGACCTGAGCATAGctgcgagtgtgtgcgtgtgtgcggtttgCCAGATGTAGCATAATACCGCCAGCATTATGGGAACTGAAGTCCAGGGGTTCAGTTATTCCGGGTGGTTGAAGAACATTGACAATTTTGTTGCCTACAGCTTCCATGGAAAAGATAAAATATGATGGACATTCGCATGAAAAAGTTGtgttaaattttatgttgTAATTTTATGCTAAATGTTATCTACAACAATAATCTTTCGTTAATGTATGAATGTTTAAACGTTTTAATTAAGCATCAGAAAATCTTAAGAAAATTAGTATTTTGTGCACCTCTCTTACCCGTCTGCATCGCTACTTATAAattgaaaaagtaaaaccacTTCCATTCCAGGTTTACGAGCCCTGCCTTTCTTTTCgggcacagtgtgtgtgtgcgcaccaTTCGCCGTGCccacaaaaaaacccgcaCGCACATGTAGTGGTGCACACCATTCTCTGCGTTGGTTGGTCACTGAAATCAGCTGGAATCGTTTGAAAGGAACGTGCGCTCTGCCACTTCAGCGTACGGGCACGCACACCACCAGGCGGGATTCCCATCGTTACGTGCTGCTACGTCATCGAGCGCTACCGACCGGCGCGTGAACGCAGTGCAATGAGAGAACGCAAGCTCACGGGCTCATTGGCTGGCGGgctggtgtgcgtgtgcgacATGCAACACAAAGCACTGTGCgctcgtatgtgtgtgtgcgtgtgttcgcCGAAGTCGAAACGGTTCTCCGAAAGCGGTCGTGCCGCTGCGAATGGCTGACGGGGCCGTCATTCGCAAAAGAAACTTCCACGGGAGCGCTTGCGGAGCGCTCGATAGAACAACACGACTGAAAGTACCTTTTCCACAGGGTGGAAAGGGCCCCGCGGGTGTGTGAGAAACGAAAGAGAGATCAcgtgagcgagagcgagagagagcgagtgagtgagCAAGAAAGAGGAAGTTGAGCAGTGTTTTTCGGAGCAAGTGAGCAAACAGTGTGCGGCCGAACTAGCAGCGGAGTGTAGCACACGATACAACAATATCAGCAACAAAAAGGTTGAAGTGAAACAAAGCGAGCGAGCAAGATAGATAAAGCAAGCTagaggctgtgtgtgtgcatgtgatagcagagtgtgtgtgtgcgtggattTCTCTGTGTGTTGGAAGGAAGTGTGGAGTGTGGAGCACTGCTGGCAGAGGCAGAAAATCAATAGTCCTTCCCGAGTCCTTCGAAACGGTTTTTGAGGGAGagcgaagcaaaacaacagggCTACGCAACCACgtcgcaacacacacactccgtaCGTTACCAGAGCGATTGGTTGCCGTGAGTGAGTGTGGCTGCGTGAGTGAGTGTATGTTTGGTGTTGGGAAAGGGCAAAAGTGGTGCAAAAAATCAGCACAACTAAGAGCAAAACAGTGAGTTTTGTACAGTTTGGTTGAAGTAATAATTCGACCCAAGCAGAGCAgcaaccagcaacagcaagcagAAGCACGACCAGAAGCGGAGGAAGGAGTGTGTACCTCacggaaaagaaaacgagTGCAAAATTTTGTTTCGTAACGCCATCATCTCAAGTAAAATCTCAAAAGCCACGGCTGAGTCAGAAGAGAAGTGAAGTTTTTCCAGCCACtagtgtgtgattttttgttttaccactGATTTCACTGTGACCACCACCTTACGCTCTGCATTGTGGTGTTGTGttgaatgcgtgtgtgtgtgtgataagcAAATCCTCACGCACAGTGTGTGATACAGCGGGAAAGAAACCTGTTTGCCTGAACCGAGGGAAGCCAAACTCCCGACGGCAAATTTGACGACGGCGTTTGTACCAGAGATTCCCGTCGGCCGATTGCAATCGGAAGACtgaggaacagcagcagcagcagcagcagcagcagccagcaagGAGCAGAAGACTGACCACAAGCAACatcgtagcagcagcagcagcagactaCAACAGTAGCCATTAACACTGTTGTGCGTAGCAACCACAAGGATTACTCCGTCGGTGTGAAAGAATTGCAGCATtcgacgcagcagcagcagtagtagtgttgtgtgtgcgtgtgttcttGGTGGTGTTCCGTGTGTTTGGTGCGTTGGCAAACGAAATAAGGCCAGCCGtaatttgaaatgaaagtgTGACCAAACGCTTTTGTGCGGAGAGTAAAAAAGGTGTTAGAATCTACGCCCGAGTGtgacgtgtatgtgtgtgtgtgtgcggtggaaTAATCGATCGGTGCCAAATGAAAAAGCAGAGTTGAACCACCGCAACACGCAACagtagcgagagagagagagataagtGTGTGCCGTGTGTCGGGGTGTCGTTTATTGAGTGCGCGTACATCacagtgtgtgttgtgtcccACGATGGCCATGGCAGCGTGCTATCCGACCTACGACCACATGACCGGCGGCAGCAGAAATGtggctcagcagcagcagcagcagcatctcgtgcaacagcagcagcagcaacagagtCCGGTCGCGGCCACTAGTCAGCTGCACCATCTGTCGTCGCGGCTGTCTgccgcggcagcagcagcagcggcggccgcagcggccgcagccgccgccagcAACATGTCGGCGGTGCAGAAGGATTTCAGCATACCGCTGCACGTGGACTGCAGCGTGGAGTACGAGCTGCCGAACCAGGCGAAGCCGCCGGTCGGTGCCCGGGTGGAGCCGCTGCTGATGATCCATCCGTGCTACTTCCGCAAGATGGAGAGTCAGCGGCGCAGCCCGTTCATCAACAACATGCCAAATTCGTCCCGTAGTTCTAGTGCGTCGATCGCTGCCAAGGCTGGTGGCAACGGGGGGGCCGTCGGCagtggtagcagcagcagcgttgcCAGCGATGCCGTCACGTCCAGCAGTGCGTCGGCCGCGGTCGATTCTGTCGCCAGCCGGCGGAGTGCCGTGGCCGCGGCTCACAAGTCGTCGTCGGCGTCGGCCGCTGCGGCTGcggccgcagccgccgccgctgccgtcTCCACCAGCAACCAGTTCCTTCAGCTCCAGCTGGACGATTACGTTCAGCGGCAAATGCATCGCTCGTCAGCGGTCAacagtcagcagcagcagcaacaacaacactatgctgctgctgccaacaACACAGTCAATGGTcatctgcagcagcaacagcagcagcatcaccaccagcagcagcagcagcagcaccacagtcgccaccagcaacaacagcagcaacctcaccaccatcatcaccagtcgcagcagcagcagcatctcgcTGGACAGTCCGCGAACCAGTACAGCCTCACCAACAGTcagtcccagcagcagcagcagcagcatcagcaacagcagtctGCGGCTGTGACAACCTCCGACTGGGGCCGCTACCACATGGGTTCGGCGGACTGCGTCAGCTCCGGGGGTGGTGCTGCCGGTGTTGCTGGCAGTGTGGTACGCAACGGGGGCAGCTACGGTAGCAAGctgtccaacaacaacaacaacaacaacagcgtctacaacaccagcaacaccggcaacagtaacagcagcagcagcagcaacaaatccAAAAGTGTCACTAGCGCGTCGATGAAGCGCAGCAACGCAAGTAATACGGGTATCAGtcaacaccaccagcagcagcagcagcagcagcaacaccagcttcagcaacagcagcagcagcagctcctgaTGCCGGCCAGCTGCGCCGTgtacaacagcagcaccgcGAACGGTGTCAGCAGTGGCCTGGTCGAGGGcggcggtgctggtggtgggccCCGCTGGGGCGACATCGAGAAGACTTCAATGGCGGCTGCGGTGCCGCGCGATTTCCAGGCCGGCCCCGAATCGCTCCCGATGAAGGCGGGCGGGCTCGTGTCCGCCGCCAacctgccgccgccgccgccctcCGCCTACCGCAGCGGGGGCAAGCGGGACGCGATGCTGTCCGGTGCCGGCGGCTGTGCAGTGTACAGTAGTAATAGTAACAGTAATAGTAACAACACTAGCGGTAGTAATCGAGGCCACAGCAAcaccggcggcagcagcgttgttgcggccaacagcaccaccaccagcaccatcaccaccaccaccggcattCCCAGCACGGACCTCAGCCTGTGGGAGGCGGCGGCGAACGGCGGTGGTGGGGCCGGCACTACCAACTCCACCCTGCCGGACAAGAGCTCGATGACGGCGGCCATTCCGCGAGATTATCACGCGGCCGGTCCGGAGCATCTCGCGGCTTGCAACAAGCTGGCGGCTGcacggcaacagcagcaacaacagtaccagcaacagcaacaacagcaacaacagcaacatcatcatcagcagcagcagcaacatcactcccagcagcagcagcagcagcaacagcagcagcaacaacagcatcgTCAACAGCAACAtcgccagcaccagcagcaccagcagcaacaacagcagcatcatcatcagcagcagcaacatctgcatcatcagcagcagcagcaacagcaacatcatcacAATCACCAGGttgcggtggcggcggccgctgctgcagcggcggcagcggccgaAGCGTCCGAGAAGCTGCTATTTGCGGCCAAGTACCGGCAGCACCAGCGCGCTTCCCATCGGCTCCATCCGTACATGATGAGCTCCAGCTTTACCCCGCTGATGACGGCGGCTTTCCCCCCAATGCAGCAGGTGTCCTGCTACAACGTGTGATTCTAAGTAGGAGGGGTGGGCCAACAACCGGTAACGGATGGTGGATGAAAATGTTGCTGACGTGTGTTCCTTCCGGTGTgcgcgcgtgcgtgtgtgtgtgtatgcacgCATGGGGGTGGCAAGTGATAAGAGCAGTAGGAgaggggagggaaaaagaaattCAGTGAGATGTTTGTAACGCGTTCGCGCTTTTTCTGTTTCTGGCAAagctgttctgttctgttctgtttattattattattaatattattattattattattattattattatttcactttGGTCGTTAGACGAAACAATGTTGCAAGCACGTGAAGATGGAAAATTTCTTTCGCCCAATCGCCAATGCCCAACACtgcaaagagaaagagaaggcgAGTTAGATAGGAGTGCCAGAGTTGCAAAGAGATAAGGGCATGCAGTAGTTGAAGGAGGAGCCAGAGTAGTAGAAGAGGAAGGAGACGTTGGCGGTGACGGCCACTCTCGTCAAGCATGTATAAAAATAGACAGcaacttttttgttgcaaatttaaatGTGATAGTAGTTTTTACTCCCAAATAATAACTTCagctaaaacaaaagaagaaggaaaaaaacgaggAACGACTAAAGGAACGACCGCAACTTTGACCGCAAAGAGACATTCTCTGAGGGGGGACGGGGAGTTGGTAGGGGAGGTGGAAAGGTAGTGTACCAGCACTACACCTCTTCACGCCTCTTCTCCTCACCCACCCCGTCTTGGGAAGAGAATACTAGTGCTATGCTAATTGACTAATTGATATATGACTTTAGAGAAGGCCACACGCGCAAAATTCACATCTGacggttttgttttccgttttatgtttgtcgtagattttgttttccaaGCATAACCGATTAGCGGACGACGCAactgtgtgcgcgtgtgtgtgtttgtatgtgggAGGGAGTGGGTGTGCGAGAAGACTACTTTTATGTTGCCTAGGTGTTGATAAAGgatgataaaacaaaaaccaactgaaaaataataatacaaccGGACGACAGCACGTGTCCGGCGTGTTTAGTGAGTGTTTGGCTTTAATCGAACGGTAGTACGGgataaatatacatatatctatacacacagacacagacataCGCATTACACACAGGAACACAAACCTCTATATATATACTACGTATTAAACGGAAGAAATGTGCGAAGAAGCAACATAACTATATCTAGCCTCAACAAAATTCCTTTCGTTTCTACTCATGAAAacccacacaacacacaccctaacagcaacaaccacaatCCTCTTACCCTCCAACGGAAGGGTGGAAAGGCAAAAAACTGTAAACTTTGCATGTAACTCGCGATAcactaaagcaaaacaaagaagtacgtttagtaaaaaaaaacaagcagcaaCCCTGAGACGGAAATGAACTTGTAATagaaaagcaaagaaagcaaaaaataacacattagacacacacacacacaaacattgaAAACGGCAGTTGAGTAGTAAGCGGTGGTAACGGAGGATAAAGTAGGAGAAGAAGACAGGAGACAGGAGGCGCAAGCGTAACGTAATACAAAGAAAAATGCGGAGTCATGaactgaaaataaaaacgaagaaaCCTAGCTAAAAACAAACGCCCCCCGTTTAGTAAAAACTAATcgaaaaacattgaaaaatgaaacaaacaaaaaaaatctattatCTTGCTCTCAATTCTGTGTTccaacaaaagaaagaagcgCAGCTCGTGTTCAtcgttctgttctgttgttATAGGCGAGACAGTCATTAGAGAGTGTTTTTGGTGGGGGTTCGTTTACTTTCGTGGCTTTCGTTCCCATGCACAGgtttatgcgtgtgtgtgttttttttgtttctccaaGTTTTTGGTGGTCCAGTTGTTCAGTCCCCCCGGGGGGTTGTCCGCAGTAGAGTTcctcttttcattttcaccaGGTTATCGTTATCGTTCTCGTTTCGTGCGTGTATTGATGTGTCTCCCGTATAGATGTGTAAGGGGTTTCCCACCACAAAGCCTCCCCCTTCAAAAAGAGTTCCTCGCCTGTGTTGGCACCATCACTCTCCGACGAACTGATGCCCCGGTCTGATTTCTTCTAGTGTGTTAACCTTTTTCTATTGTGATAGACAAACATTGCCATACCGCCGGGTCGGGGTCGGGTTTACGATGAGGTACGGCGGAATTCTGATCGAATAATTCCATTTTTCCCCAGGCAAATTGATTTCTGCAAAGTTGATCCTTTCTTTATGAGCTCCATGTTGCATATGCCTGTCCAGTGTTCCAAACAGCAACATCATTCCTTGAAATTCGCCTGTTCCTGGGTTGTTGTGTTTTCCCCACCGCTGCCCCAAGTTGTCGGCACCGAACCCGAACACCTATATTACATCCCGTGCGCGTTGTTTTACCGATCAGCTCTGCTACTAATGGCTTACGTTTCGACCCACTATTGTATAGGTGACGTTGTGCTTTAGCGAACGAAGGTAGCGAGAGGGTAAATATAGGGTACGGATAGAGGTGGTACGGTAACATAGTAAAGCTAAAAACATGAAGTAAACAATGTGCATATTTAACATGTTATTGTTGCATGAtcgctgcaaaaaaaactaacccaGTAATAATAATAGGACAGCAGTAATATGAGCGGGCAGCAAACTCACTACCAGCTATACagcaagaagcaaacaaaacaaactactaatcaaaatcaataaaaaaaacttgaacagAACTGgaacaacagaaaaagaataaaaaaaaaacaacgacgtACTATGCATGTttcggaaaaaaacaacaacctacTGACGCAAACTGTTAATAGAGGATGTtcgattttgagtttttgttttccaaaaagaaaaaaagaaataacagaaacTAATGAAAATTTCCTAAATAACcaaataacataaaatgcAACCCAACAAACGCTCACACTGACTCATACACTAAGCAAATGAAGTATTCAGACTAGAAATTAATGGCAAACTAAGGCAAAAACAAAGGTGTTAATGGtaacggaaaacaaaacaaacaaacacagactaATTaactgaaaataaacaaacacacaactcGAACACATTCTCTCCTAGTCTAGGTCGCGTACGAAAACTAACAATACAATGCAAAATTATATACTCTCTCAGAcatatacaaaacaaaaaaagccgtGACAGGTATACTATATTTCAGTAACTAGAACGAAACGTTAATGCAATGGGTAGACAAATGCGGTGGAGTGCAATTGTtagttgatgttttttttggcgAGGGATAAACATGCTGCTGGTGGGGTTATGTTTTTAGTGTTTCTGTTCCGACCTtttagtttttcttcttcgaaaAAGCGACTAataccacaaaaaaacaaacaagtctTATGTAAACGTAGAATAGGATTGTATGCAAAATCTCTaaagcataaaacaaacaaaactaatgATAACAAATTGATACCGACGAGTCAAAGAGACACaggccaaaaacaaaagcacacacctTCTCAGGACAGGATCAGTACGGCAGAggggagagacagagagaggtgagtgtgtctgtatgtCTGTGTGGTAAACCTTGTGTGCTTTTTGGTGGACCGCTTCTTGCGTTTGGCCGTCGTGTCGTGTTCGCTGTACATATACTAAGATACTGACGGGGGAGGACGTGTTGACGAATACAAGCCAAAGGGAAAGGACATCAAGTCAAAGTTTAGTCAACGGTGAATGCGATTGCTCGGCAAACAAAGGGGGAGGAAAAATAGGAAAAGCTAGTAATTCCAATCGCGCGCATACTGTGTCAAGCATACTAACCAACTGTGTGGTAAAACGATGGTGAAAAAAGTGAATAAGAAAACAGTGAGAGAGACGAAAAAGAACGGGAAACGagagaagatgaaaaaaaaaaaacaactgacACTGTAGAACTATAACTAGTAAACGTTAAGCATAaagtaacagaaaaaaaacaactgataATAAATAGTAGAATGCTCGGGAGAAAGAAGGGGTAGGGCAGTGTCAAAACGGAACTGAATttaatcgagaacagaatcgAGAGAAACGGGAAAGATGAAGAATGAAAAGCTGTAGTAAAAGGAAGTAAAAACAACAGGAATGTGATGATTTCCGAACGAAGCACGGAACGCAAAAGGTAAATGCAAACGGTACGGaacgaaacaaagaaaaccgCAGCAAGGAACAGTaaacggaagaaaaaaaacacggcaaaagaaaagaacagcACTGCAAAAAAGTTAGAAGAACCACTATAAGGTAATCTGTGTATAAATtatgataatttaattatttaattaaacgaACAGACACAAAAGGCAAACGATGCATAtgcgcatacacacgcacatatatacacacacatatatacgcCGAGGACGAGTTCAGGGACGAACGGACTGGACGGGGAATCGCCGGAACCTCTGGGGGACATTTCTAGAAAAAACTTTAACTCAAACACGCCAAACTACTTGTACTCCTGCTGCAGAAGACGATCAAACGTCACAGCATAGCATAGACACCGAATTCTCACATACAaaggcacacatacaaaagtTACAATTGTAAAACcaacgtttgtgtgtgtgtgtgtgacacagAAAGTAATCAAGAAGAGGAACTCCGAACCTGGGTTTGTTAGCTCGCTTACGTTACGATCGAGTTGCATATGATCATcgacggtgtatgtgtgtatgtgcatgtgtttgtgtgtgtgtgtagtatgtATCGTACAAGGGAGGGAAATAGTGTGTGATGATCAGCAGGGTGGGAAGAAAGGGGAGCGAAAAGACGCATTGTTTTTGCACGCTGGAGAGAGGGAGGATTGTGAGGAGAAAGGCTGGCATATGGAGCGGGAGAAAAGCGCGAAGCGAAATCAAAGAGGAAAATAATAATCGCAAAAAAggttaaaacaaaacgcaattttaatggtgttttatttttatgttttcttcacacatgtgtgggtggtggttggtgcGTAATGATTTAAAGGGAGTGTGCGCCCACCGAACCACGCCGATGATGACAGTGCGCAAAATGAAGatgttgtgtgttggtttg comes from the Anopheles coluzzii chromosome 2, AcolN3, whole genome shotgun sequence genome and includes:
- the LOC120961113 gene encoding centrosomal and chromosomal factor — its product is MAMAACYPTYDHMTGGSRNVAQQQQQQHLVQQQQQQQSPVAATSQLHHLSSRLSAAAAAAAAAAAAAAAASNMSAVQKDFSIPLHVDCSVEYELPNQAKPPVGARVEPLLMIHPCYFRKMESQRRSPFINNMPNSSRSSSASIAAKAGGNGGAVGSGSSSSVASDAVTSSSASAAVDSVASRRSAVAAAHKSSSASAAAAAAAAAAAAVSTSNQFLQLQLDDYVQRQMHRSSAVNSQQQQQQQHYAAAANNTVNGHLQQQQQQHHHQQQQQQHHSRHQQQQQQPHHHHHQSQQQQHLAGQSANQYSLTNSQSQQQQQQHQQQQSAAVTTSDWGRYHMGSADCVSSGGGAAGVAGSVVRNGGSYGSKLSNNNNNNNSVYNTSNTGNSNSSSSSNKSKSVTSASMKRSNASNTGISQHHQQQQQQQQHQLQQQQQQQLLMPASCAVYNSSTANGVSSGLVEGGGAGGGPRWGDIEKTSMAAAVPRDFQAGPESLPMKAGGLVSAANLPPPPPSAYRSGGKRDAMLSGAGGCAVYSSNSNSNSNNTSGSNRGHSNTGGSSVVAANSTTTSTITTTTGIPSTDLSLWEAAANGGGGAGTTNSTLPDKSSMTAAIPRDYHAAGPEHLAACNKLAAARQQQQQQYQQQQQQQQQQHHHQQQQQHHSQQQQQQQQQQQQQHRQQQHRQHQQHQQQQQQHHHQQQQHLHHQQQQQQQHHHNHQVAVAAAAAAAAAAAEASEKLLFAAKYRQHQRASHRLHPYMMSSSFTPLMTAAFPPMQQVSCYNV